CTGGTGTCCTGTCTGGTAGATCACCGTGGCAACATCAGTGAACACCACTGCAATCAGTACATCACCAAGATGACCACCATCATCTTCAGCGACTACCGGCTCATCTGCGGTTTTATGGACAAATGTCGTGAAGACATCAACACATTACACTGTGGGAGTATCAACACAGGAGAGAAGGCAAGTTCCCCTCACCTGCTTCATgcctctccctgtgtctctcttcctctctccctgtcagatTTATTATCAGTTCATGTACTGATATCTCTTAAATCAAGCATATCAAATACCTTACAACTGAACTGTACTACCGGTATATATCTAAAAACTGTGAAGCATCTTTGAAATGCCATTCCACCTGGATCAGTATTAGGTCCAACTTTTGATAAATAAGCAGAAATAACGTTAAAGTGCGTTCATCACAAACTGCTGTTTTTGATCTCCCTGCCAGGATGTGCATTCTCAGGGCGAGGTGATTGCCTGTCTGGAGAAGGGGCTGGTGACGGAGGCAGAGCAGCAGCCTGGCCACATTGGCATCAAGGACGACTGCAAGAAGGCCATCATGCGAGTGGCCGAACTCTCGTCCGATGACTTCCACCTCGATCGTCACCTATACTTCGCCTGCCGCGATGACCGCGAACGCTTCTGTGAAAATGTACGTTGCCTGTAGTACTGTTGTCTGTTTTCTCAGAAGGTTGTGGTGGCGTTAATCTTGTGCCCCCTGCAACTTCTGCCaggagtgagtgtgaatgtaGAAAGGGCTGGTTAAGAAGGTGTAAACATGTATGGTGTATGGACATGGGGAGATGTCTTTGACTGCAGAGagctgagctctgtgtgtgtgtacagagcaaCAGAGGTGTGGTGTGCGGAACTAATGCTGAAACTGTAGCACCAGTGTTCATTTCTACACAGGGCAGTGGTGCTTGGCACTTATTTAGCGTTAATGCCCAAGTAAACATACTGCTGGTAGTCATCATCCCACATACTTTGACAACTAGGGATTTGTTGAGGGCCTTTTCATTTTTATAAGTTAATGAAGGTATTAATGCTGGATTTGAAATGTGAGCGCTTTGATACTTGTCTCAACACATCAACTCTGTTGTGTTCCAGACTGCAGCAGGAGAGGGACGGGTCTACAAGTGTCTCTTCAACCACAAATTTGAGGATGGCATGTCAGAAAAGGTAACACAGCTAAATTTCGCCCTCTCAAATGTGcatttttctgtctctcacagtTGCATACAAGAGCTGTATTACTGAATGGAGCGGTGGTGGGTGATGAGGAAGATTcccttaccgtaatttcccgattatttttgcaaaaaaattattataaatgtttgcaaaatttcttccgctatgaggttaatacaggggggcagttaatatggtgtaaatatggttttgtttcttttaacttgcataaaacactatcctgcggcttatacacaatgcggcttatacgctggaaattactgtacttgcTTTGTTTTAAATTCCCATTCAGCTCATACTGCCCCCCTTTTTCAATGTTTTCTGGACTCTAGTCGCTGCAGAGTGCATGTCGCACCAGTCAAAGAAATGCACCATGATGAGGGAAAAAACATATATGAGTCACACCGGACTATAAGCATTTATTTAGAAATTTTGTTTCACAAAATCCAAGGCCATACAGAGACTATGTAACTGGACACTTGAACCAAAAAGAAAAGGGTGACCAGACAACAGTCCCGATTTTTAGTTGCATGTCCCGAGTCTTGACAAAAGCCTATCGGGACGCTAAAATGTCCTAGTTTACACCAACCACTATTAAAGTGTGGTCTTATATAGCCCAATCATTAACTATACTCATGTACAAAGACTAGCCTAAAGCGTCCGGCATATGATTTCGATAATgtagcctgtgtctgtgtgtgtgtgggcgtgtaaCTGTCTGCATAATCTTTGCAGCCAACTTTATAATGTAGCCTATCTatgtaaacattgttgcaatgCCTCGTCATATCTGCCTCGTTTTAACGGTTAGGAAAATGCTGAGGAGAAAGTCTCAAAATAACCTATGGCTATGAGTTTTGTTTTCAGATATTTTCATTCATGTATAGATAACGGGTGAGGGAGGTGAGACTATGCACACATGTTTTGGGCATAGtgcaggccctaatctctgGCTGAAAGTGTGCAGAACTTGGACATTTGCATAACAATACCTCCCGGGGGTGACCTGaaaaatacagtactgtattccCTTCTTGTGTTGCTTGTCAGGTGTTTGTCAAAAGAAGTGATCACCCAGCCAAGGCTAGTGTTTGCCATTACTAGTGCTCCATCTTCCATTATGCTCTGACTGTGTTCTGACTAGAGGCCTACAGAGATAAACTGTGACTGCTAGATGCTCCTCTGGCAGCTCAAGAAGGCTTTGTGGCAACACATGTAGATGCAGCTTACCATGGCAGCTAGCATTTAAAGCTGGCCAAGACAgggtcccgtcccgtcccgtcccccCCAGTGAGGTTCAGTGTTGAGTGAGCAGTTTATTGGGCATTGTGCTCCCTGAGAATTGATCTGATCCTGGGCTCTCTGCCCTGCCCAATGCTCTGCCCAGATGGCGCACTGAAAGTGCTAAGTGTCTTCTGCAGATGCATGCTCTACTGCAGGGGAGTCTAATCTGTCTGCAAAGAGCTGCTGGTCTGGCTTTTCTGTTCTGACCTTGCGAGAGCACTGCTGATAACAACAAAGTGATGTGAAGACTGATGTTAGTTCAAGTCTGATGGCCTGATATGCTCTTTCTAGATCACACCTGTATTGTATTCTAAGTGACAGCAGTGGTTCTGAGTCTGACAACTGAAATGTTAGTTGTTTTTATGAAAGAGGGAGTgttgagtgtttttttgtttcttttcctgTGGGGGCGCAGTGCAGGGACTCCCTGTCCACGCGTCAGAAGCTGATCGCTCAGGACTACAAGGTGAGCTACTCGCTGGCCAAGGCCTGCCGCGCCGACCTGCGCAAGAACCGCTGCAACCAGGACACCAACATGCCCCGCGCCCGTGAGGCCAAGCTCTCCTACCTGCTCCTCTGCCTGGAGTCGGTTCTGCAcagaggtgcgtgtgtgcgttccaACACTCATCAAAGCGCCGCCGTGCGCTTTGAAGTTCATCTACTTCCTGGATTTCCTTTCAACACCGagtctctttgtttgtttttcctggcTCCCCCTCCCCTACCTCCCCTCCGCTGTCTGACCCCTCAGGTCGGCCGGTCAGTGGGGACTGCCAGGGCGAGATGCTGGACTACAGGCGGATGCTGATGGAGGACTACTCGCTGAGCCCGGAGATCGTGCTCCACTGCCGGGGCGAGATCGACGCGCACTGCGGCCTGCACCACAAGGGGCGCACGCTGCACTGTCTCATGAGGGTGGTCCGCGGGGACAAGGGGCCGGTGGACAGCCTCTGCCAGAAggctgtgagtacacacacacacacacacacacacacacacacacggtacgtaagggataatcaacgacgcgccgtgcgtttctaggaaaataatgcacgttcgaagtggtaataaagacccgacgccgcaggcttcgataagtgcattattttcctagagacgcacggcgcggagttgattatcccgcttataccactgctactatcattttcgtttatattgccgctgtcttagatacaacgttgctgtttttaccgttacattcacattggcgaattaatattcaagtgtaataaacccacaagaagggaactacttcatagccgtgcggtgtatcgaaaaataatgcacgttccaaatagcgcatcacaataggaaatttgaccaagcagtggtataattaGAAACATGCACTCTCACCTGCTCACTCTTTTAGATGAGGTTGGTGAACAAGTTCAGCCAGTAGCCCCTGAATAAGTGGCTCTGAGAGAAGGTGGCTGGGTGTCATAAAattaatgcatgcacacacactcctctctgagCCTGCTCAAGGTCGGCGCTGAAGACTGCAGTCACACGGCACATCCAGTTtctcacacacttaaacaccATAGAATGAGATGATCAGCACTCTTATTTTTAAAGCCTTTTGAACCAACCCAGTGTGAGGTGGCCACAGTTTTACTGAGGTTTATTATCTGTCATAAGCTAATGACATTGTTAAGATTGAATTAGTGTCACCATCTTGACAGCTTCGGCGCTTCGCTTATGATCAAAGCATGCTCTTCGTTTAACACACAAGGCTCATGGAACGACTGCACGAAAGGCACTTTTTAGACCTTAAGGCGGGGATCatactagccagcggcaagcggcaggtttcctattgttctcaaTGGTTCggctcatcacaatcagttttagaatgtttaggtattttgaccaatcagatttgtctaagaacgtagcaacaaagattgaacttaagaacgagatagaatgttctggatttattattatggtctgagcgttgcgttacgcttgccgctggctaatgtgatcccggCCTAAAGGCAACCACCCAGTGTGATGCTGGCCCTCGAGGATGACATGTGAGAGAGGGCCAGTGAAGTGTGTAGCTGAGGCTGCACAAGAGAGTAGGAGAAAAACGGTAACCAAGGTAATAATGCATTAAAAAGGGAAGGTGACGATCAATACAGCCGAAATACTAGCAGGCACGTACGTGGGTGAAAATGCATGTCATTAACATCAAGTAATCATTTAGAACATGAGCTGAATTTAGATTTCTGAATACATTAGAAATGAGTGTAATGAATATGAGAATTATGGATTTTGCACATGTGAcaaggaaaaggaggagagctGTACCTGGTGTACTGTTCCGGTTGCTCATGCGGTCGTGTGTTGTGCAACAGCTCCAGAGTCTGGTGCAGGAGGCAGACCCCGGGGCCGACTACCGCATCGACCGGGCCCTCAACGAGGCCTGTGAGTCCGTCATTCAGACCGCCTGCAAACACATCCGCAACGGAGACCCCATGTgagtgacacgcacacacacacacacacacacacacacacacacacacactcctgagagaCCAACAGGCCTCTCCATAATACTTCATCTGAGGTCAGGACAGGTACTTCAGTGCAGGGAGTCTATTTTGGAATTTGTCTTTCCATTGTGAAGTTAAACATTAAAGAGAGTTAAGCCCAGGTTATCttgtatgtttttatgtgtgtctgtcattcagatttgaatcacTAGGACTAGACTCCAATCATTACTTtttatctgtttatttgtgAAGCCATATATTTTGTGAATGCACATGTTTTGagatggctttttttttatgtatctgtgtgtttgtttgtttgtttgtgtgtgtgtctgtctatgtgagATTTCAAtgaatatccacgttgtgtttcCCCCAGGGTGCTGTCGTGTCTGATGGAGCACTTGTACACTGAGAAGATGGTGGAGGACTGTGAGCTGCGCCTGCTGGAGCTACAGTACTTCATCTCCAGAGACTGGAAGTGAGcaggagcacagcacagcacagcacagcacagcacagcacagcacagcacagcacagcacagcacaccacaccacaccacaccataccacagcACGCCTacagacacaccacaacacaccacagcacagcacagcacagcacagcacagcacagcacagcacagcacagcacaccaccggTGCTCCatcagacacagcacagcacagcacagcacaccacaccataccacagcACGTCTacagacacaccacagcacagcacagcacagcatagcacagcacggcacaccacaccataccacagcACGcctacagacacaccacaccataccacagcACGCCTacagacacaccacagcacagcacacctacagacacaccacagcacacctacagacacagcacagcacagcacacctacagacacagcacagcaccgcaaGGCAAGGCACAGCACACCTACATCCACTGAATAATGGAGGAAAGGGATCTGAATAATGGAACATGCTGAACATGTCTCTCTGGGCTATTCCTCCGCCGATATGATCTTATTAGCCTGGAAGCCTTCAGGGACACCCAACTGGCTTAgcagcttttttctttttcttttggtcTGAACTACAAGCACATTTTAAGCAGAGACGTACTGTAAAGTCTCCAAACCTACTAGTCAAATGTATATAAGCCGTTTGGATGTTTTGAAGTAGGCCCCTTGAGAGTGATAATTCCTTTGAAAAAGTGTCTTGTTTCCTCATATTACtatgtatttaagtgtgtgtgtgtgtgtctgtgtctctcttctgCAGACTGGACCCCCTTATGTACAAGAAGTGCCAGAACGACGCGGCGAGGATCTGCCACACTCACGGCTGGAACGAGACGAGCGAGTCGATGCCCCCCGGCGCCGTCTTCTCCTGCCTGTACCGCCACGCCTACCGCACCGAGGAGCAGGGCCGACGGGTACGTGCGCGCCGCTCGCCACGGATCAGAACCACCCCTGGTCACCTTACCGAATATcactcgttcattcattcattcattcattcattcattcattcattcattcattcattcattcaacctttatttattcagggtgttcatttattcattgagggtagccctcattttcaatgaggCCAAGATGAATGTCATTCTAGGCTGCACATTCACCAGAAAGTGTTCccagagagcctgtgtgtgtatgagacccCCACAGTGAGATCTGTGTGGTGTAAGTGCTTTGAAAGAGAAGTGTCTGGCGTTGGTATGAAGGTGATAGTGGTCTGTCTCACACTGCTTTGACTACAGCCTGGAGGGGGAGCTGGAGATCCAGTCTAAGGAGTGAGTAGTGTGGAAGCAGCCCACGTGTGCATGCTCATGTGTTTGTGGCCTGTGTGCAGATTATAACGGTAATCAAGAGTGTGGTGATTTTACCCCCTCAGGGGCATTAGGTGAAATTTGCAAGAACACCGCGCTGAGAAATGACAGGAGAATGACTATGGAGATGACTGAATCAGATGAAGGAGATTCTCTCAATTGAGAATGCTGATGTGTTGTTGAGTTTGTGGTGGGAGCAGTAATTAACATGGAGAGGTGGCTGGTGTGGCATAATTATATTGAGATTTTCTGTAAGATCTTGTGCTGGAACTAAATGATGGTTATGAGGCATAACCGTGTACTTGCATGTtcttacattgtgtgtgtgtgtgtgtgtgtttgtgtctgtgtgtgcgcgtagcTGTCGCGGGATTGTCGTACAGAGGTGCAGAGGATCCTGCACCAGAGGGCTATGGACGTGAAGCTGGACCCTGACCTGCAGAGACGCTGCTTGACCGACCTCGGCAAATGGTGCAGCGAGAGGACCGAGGctggacaggtacacacacacactcacacacaaatgaatcTGAATAATATTTATTTGTGCACGTGCTAAAGTTATATGTTCTGTGTTGGCCTGCACAGGAGCTGGTGTGTCTGCAGGATCATCTGGATGATTTGGGCCCAGACTGTAAGGATGTGGTGGGCAACCTGACAGAACTGGAGTCTgaggtaagggtgtgtgtgtgtgtgtgtgtgtgtgtgtgtgtgtgtgtgtgtgtgtgtgtgtgtgtgtgtgtgtgtgtgtgtgtgtgtgtgtgtgtgtgtgtgtgtgtgtgtgtgtgtgtgtgtgtgtgtgtgtgtgtgtgtgtgtgtgtgtgtgtgtgtgtgtgtgtgtgtgtgtgtgtgtgtacaagtgtgatTAAATATCTTGAGCACCCTCAACAACACTCTGTGTGTAGAGATGGCTGCGCATCAGAGCAGTCTATTATCACTTGGATGCTaattttaccccccccccccccccccaggacaTTCAGATTGATGCTCTGCTGATCCGTGCTTGTGAGCCTGTGATCCAGACCCATTGCCACGTGAGTCGGAAATAAATTCCACATTCTCACCCATGTGTCAttttcacctctccctctctctctctctctctctctctctcgtttttctctggctctctctctcttcctttctctgtcaCTGTCAGTGTTTGTCAAAGTCGTTATGTGGCTTCAGGTTGTGTTCTGTTGTAGCTGTAGCACCCTCTACTGTCTGAAGTCAGACATGGAGTCTGACAGGCCAGACCCCCTCCTCAcctcacacctcctctcctctttgttctctctctctccatccctctctccctctctctcccccaggatGTGGCGGATAACCAGATTGAGACGGGGGACCTGATGGAGTGCCTGGTGCTCAATAAGCACCAGAAGGAAATGAACGAGAAGTGCACTGTGGGGGTCACTCACTTCCAGCTGGTGAGCAGCACATCCGCGCAACCACACTAAATGTCCAGTCACCGTCCAATAAGGCAGGGGGGACTCAGTTGAGATTGAAAGCTGTGATTGTCAAGGTTTTCTAGTATAGATTTTAATATAAAATTATGCGCTGCAGATACATAATTTGCTGAGGGGTTTTATTGGTTCTCTCATAATTGAAGGCGAAAAAAAGCTCCATCTAAATTtcttcaatttttttttcccttcggCCTTTCAGATCCAGATGAAGGACTTTCGCTTTTCCTACAAGTTCAAGATGGCCTGCAAGGAGGACGTACTCAAGCTCTGCCCTAACATCAAGAAGAAGTGAgaaccgccacacacacacacacactcaagcacacacacacccatgctccACAAACTCATCAGGGCACTCATAAGGCCAGACTTACAAGATCAAACTCACCCctcccttctgtctctccccctctctttctctctctctctccctctctctccctctttctctctctctctctctcagggtggATGTGGTGATCTGTCTGAGTACCACAGTGAGGAACGACACACTGCAGGATGTGAAGGACCAGCGTGTGTCTGTGAAGTGCCGCAGGCAGCTCaaggtggaggagctggagatggTGAGTTCTCTCCCGTTGACTGCACTCTGcgtctcacctcctcctgaaAGTCACCCAACACGCAGGATGTGTCACTTCAACTTCAAACAATCTTTCATCAGTCTATGAGGGATCGCACAAACTACATACAGTCAATCGGCCACTCCACCTTTTCAACCGAATTGCTAAATAGATTTTTTAGAAAGTCTTATTACAGTTAGTCAAAGCATATTAGAGAGAGGCCATCAGCTTAGACAGGTGTCATGGGTCATCATGGGTCATCCTGGGTCATCCTGGGTCATCCTGAGTCAGTTACAGACCACTGTGTGAGCTGCTGCCCTTCTGCTGTGTTGTCCTGCAGTCAGAAGACATTCGTCTGGAGCCGGACCTGTTTGACAACTGCAAGAACGACATCAGGAAGATGTGTCAGAACGTGCCCTACGGGAATGCTCAGGTGAGACAACAAAACACTCCAACGGACCTGCGTGGCATTCACGCAAGGGGGGGTATTTGTAATAGTCATATTCAATTACAGAAGATCCTTTTACTTGTGTGTGatgtttccccctctcttttctgtgtgtgtggtgtgtgtgtgtgtgtggtgtgtgtgtgtggtgtgtgtgtgtggtgtgtgtgtgtggtgtgtgtgtggtgtgtgtgtggtgtgtgtgtgtgtgtgtgtggtgtgtggtgtgtggtgtgtggtgtgtggtgtgtgtggtgtgtgtgttaggtgatTGAGTGTCTGAAGGAGAATAAGAAGCAGCTGTCCCAGCGGTGCCATCAGAAGGTGTTCAAGCTGCAGGAGACGGAGATGATGGACCCTGAACTGGATTTTCAACTCATGAGAGTCTGCAAGCAGATGATCCGGGTGGgcagctacaacacacacacacacacacacacacacacacacacacacacacacacacacacacacacacacacacacacacacacacacacacacacacacacacacacacacacacacacacacacagagtcctgatGTGCTCAGAGCTCTTCAGTATGAATCAACACTTGAAGCACAAACATGCCTGTCTATCATGGGTATATTCTGCATCATTGAAAGGAAACAATTTATAGTGTTGTACAATTCTGAATAGCCTTCAAGCagccatgtaggcctacatggacAAAAAGAAAGGACACGCATCCTGTCATTGGTTAGAAAAACATGTTTATACCCCGAAAATAGGTTAGATGGTTATTTTCAAAAAAGTACCTTACAGTATCATCCATTTGAAATAGTTATACTGACTTGATTACTTTAGCACTAAGGCTATACACAGAGTGCGTGCATGACTTTGCATTTAGTAAGAGGGAGAGTGGATTCTCAGGTGAGGGTTCTgggattcgttaagaagctcttatgtgctaagaacttctaaggagcgttcttagaacgttgttagagcgctcctaagaagttcttagcacttaagaacttcttaacgaatctgggaaacccggccctggtCAGTGGGTTCTCTGTAGCCTGTGTGGTGTAGACGTAGAGTAGAGTGCAACCCATCTGTGCCCCGCTGAACTGTGGCTGTTGACCCACTTTCAGTGTGTGATGGAAAGCGTTGGACGGGTGACCTCATTTTGATATTTGTCCAGCGGCTGAGTCTTTGACAGGAGGAATGGATTGGTCAGGGTGAGGCTTGTTTACTTGCCGCGCTCATGCGACTGATCAGACTGATTTAGCAACtgacacacacctgtacctgtCCTCTGTGACTCTTTTGCACATAGCTCACtgatttgaatgttgttttcccTTTTGCTGCTTTTCATATTGATGACCCCATGCTGATATCCACATTTGACAATTTGCAAACCAAGTTATACCTCATATATCCAATAAGGGCTGACATATTTTTTATGTGTCTAACTCTACTGtcggtgctctgtgtgtgtgcggaggctCTGTGTAAGTAGTGTTGTAACTCTcctgtctgtgttctgtgtgtgtgcagaggttcTGTGTAAGTAGTGTTCTAACTCTcctgtctgtgttctgtgtgtgtgcagaggttcTGTGTTAGTAGTGTTCTAACTCTCCTGTCggtgctgtgttctgtgtgtgtgcagaggttcTGTGCGGAGGCGGACGCTAAGAACATGCTGCAGTGCCTGATCCAGAACAAGAACGGCGAGATGATGGATCCCAAGTGCAAACAGATGATCACCAAGCGCCAGATCACCCAGAACACAGGTACATAGGACCCCTGGGCCCTCACTGCCCACCTGTGGTCACTTGCATACAGTAGAGAGGTTCACAGACGCTCATGCAACCCAGGAGCCCAACACCACGAGGCTCATCCACCCATGCAGTCAGTGCAACTGATGCTAAACTGATCTGTGAGGTGGCGAGTAGCTAACCCATCCCCATGTGTCTCTGCTAAGTCACTGTGTTTGCCCttagtgagtgtgcatgtgtgtgtttgcccttagtgagtgtgcatgtgtgtttgcccttagtgagtgtgcatgtgtgtttgtctttagtgagtatgcgtgtgtgtttgcccttagtgagtgtgtgcgtgtgtgtttgtgccatttTCAGATTACCGGCTGAACCCTGTGCTGAGGAAGGCCTGTAAAGCGGACATTCCCAAGTTCTGCCAGAACATCCTGACCAAAGCCAAAGACGACAATGAGCTGGAGGGACAGGTCATCTCCTGCCTCAAACTGAAATACGCAGATCAGGTCTGttcacaagcgcacacacacacacacacacacacacatacacacacacacaaacacacgtacacatgatTGAACCTTCTACAtctacaaaagcacacacaagtcttttcacacacccttacacattTCCATTCACCCAGCTGTACCCACCTTCAAGCTTGTATGCTCAAATCTCTCGCGCCTGACAACACTTACAGGTTCTTTTTTCCTGTCTCAAAATTTGCTTAGTCTCAATGACACACTTAACCTCAAAAGTCCCCACCCACTAGTACACACACCCTTACCTGCAATGTCAAGGCGTATTTATTAATCATAAGCAACCAGGGATTTGCCGCAGTCGTGTTTTGGTACACTAGCAGGAAAAGCTGAAGAATAGATCCTAAACTTTGGCAATGATGCAACGGATAGCAGTAGGGAACTGTTGCCTCTGTAGTAGTGGCCTCCATTTTGAGTCTGTTTGTGCGGTCTCTTGGCGCTCTGCCCTGTTCTTCTGAGGTGCTCTGTTGTCCAGTCCCGGTCAGCTGGGACGGTCCGCGGCCGGAGGCTCCTTGGGAGTGCGCTCCGCTTCTGCAGCTGGGCGGTCGGGCTTGGGCtcgtggttgttgttgtttcagctGATCACCGAGCCGTTTGATTGGACTCTTTCTGGTCCGTTTCCCCGTGTGCAAATACACCAGGGGCGACTGCGGTGGGAATTCTTTTCATCCGTCATGCGTGAGATGTGACCTGCCCAGTGCTGCTACTGCTGGAGTCTGAGAGGTTTCTTTTGAGCGAGAATAGAATGGAATAGAAACTTTAGAACAGAATACAGGGTTTTAGAAGGTTGGCAGTGCTGGCCTGTCATTGAATGTTCACAATGAGTCACAGGCATTCCTGACTGAAGTTCTCCACTTTTGAAAACAGTTGCAATGTTGCAATTCAAGAGTGTATCTCTGCTTTCACGATGTTttacacttctgtgtgtgtgtgtgtgtgtgtgtgtgtgtgtgtgtgtgtgtgtccagcgtcTGTCCTCTGACTGTGAGGACCAGATCAGGGTGATCCTGCAGGAGTCGGCTCTGGACTTCAGACTGGACCCTCAGCTTCAGCTCCAGTGCACTGACGAGGTCAGTGGTGCTCACCTGCATTTCCACACGTCTctgtacacatacacttttGCGTCTCTTTTGTCTCAGTGgcactctgactgtgtgtgtgtgtgtgtgtgtgtgtgtgtgtgtgtgtttcagatctCGCGGCTCTGTGCGGAGGAGGTGGCGGCCCAGGAGCAGACGGGTCAGGTGGAGGAGTGCCTGAAGAGCAACCTGCTGAAAATCAAACACGACGGCTGCAAAAAGGCAAGTCTTCATCACACTGCAACAGTGgtgcactcccacacacacacacacacacacacacacacacacacacggctgcaaaAAGGCAAGTCTTCATCACACTGCAACAGTGgtgcactcccacacacacacacacacacacggctgcaaaAAGGCAAGTCCTCCTCTCACTGAAGCAGtggtgcactcacacacacacacacacacacacactcacacacacacacggctgcaaaAAGGCAAGTCCTCCTCACACTGAAACAGtggtgcactcacacacacacacacacacacacacacggctgcaaaAAGGCAAGTCCTCCTCACACTGAAGCAGtggtgcactcacacacacacacacacacacacacacacacacacacacggctgcaaaAAGGCAAGTCCTCCTCACACTGAAGCAGTggtgcactctcacacacacacacacacacacacacacacacacacacacacacggctgcaaaAAGGCAAGTCCTCCTCACACTGAAACAGtggtgcactcacacacacacacacacacacacacacacacacggctgcaaaAAGGCAAGTCCTCCTCACACTGAAACAGtggtgcactcacacacacacacacacacacacacacacacacacacacacacacacacacacacacacacacacacacggctgcaaaAAGGCAAGTCCTCCTCACACTGAAACAGTGGTGCACTCCCACAGAAGCGCTGGGCTCACACCAGTAAGCTGTTATTAAGAGCAACATTGCTCGCCAGTCCAAAACCAACAGGTG
This sequence is a window from Sardina pilchardus chromosome 10, fSarPil1.1, whole genome shotgun sequence. Protein-coding genes within it:
- the glg1a gene encoding Golgi apparatus protein 1 → MAACRRVHSLLLLLSLCICVYFVKAGKTQDAANGNVDNIGIPQNQGVLPVAANAAPGAVAAQPRRSTGWKLAEEEACREDLLRLCPNKHSWSNNLAVLECLQDHKEDTELAPDCNHLLWNYKLNLTTDPKFESVAMEVCKSTISEVKECAQEEKGKGFLVSCLVDHRGNISEHHCNQYITKMTTIIFSDYRLICGFMDKCREDINTLHCGSINTGEKDVHSQGEVIACLEKGLVTEAEQQPGHIGIKDDCKKAIMRVAELSSDDFHLDRHLYFACRDDRERFCENTAAGEGRVYKCLFNHKFEDGMSEKCRDSLSTRQKLIAQDYKVSYSLAKACRADLRKNRCNQDTNMPRAREAKLSYLLLCLESVLHRGRPVSGDCQGEMLDYRRMLMEDYSLSPEIVLHCRGEIDAHCGLHHKGRTLHCLMRVVRGDKGPVDSLCQKALQSLVQEADPGADYRIDRALNEACESVIQTACKHIRNGDPMVLSCLMEHLYTEKMVEDCELRLLELQYFISRDWKLDPLMYKKCQNDAARICHTHGWNETSESMPPGAVFSCLYRHAYRTEEQGRRLSRDCRTEVQRILHQRAMDVKLDPDLQRRCLTDLGKWCSERTEAGQELVCLQDHLDDLGPDCKDVVGNLTELESEDIQIDALLIRACEPVIQTHCHDVADNQIETGDLMECLVLNKHQKEMNEKCTVGVTHFQLIQMKDFRFSYKFKMACKEDVLKLCPNIKKKVDVVICLSTTVRNDTLQDVKDQRVSVKCRRQLKVEELEMSEDIRLEPDLFDNCKNDIRKMCQNVPYGNAQVIECLKENKKQLSQRCHQKVFKLQETEMMDPELDFQLMRVCKQMIRRFCAEADAKNMLQCLIQNKNGEMMDPKCKQMITKRQITQNTDYRLNPVLRKACKADIPKFCQNILTKAKDDNELEGQVISCLKLKYADQRLSSDCEDQIRVILQESALDFRLDPQLQLQCTDEISRLCAEEVAAQEQTGQVEECLKSNLLKIKHDGCKKEVLNILKESKADIFVDPVLHTACALDIKHQCASIPPGRGRQMSCLMEALQDKRVRLQPECKKRLQDRIDMWSYAAKAAPAEGFADLAGEVLTSPAKNYLLSMLGMAVTLLFLMGLLCGRITKRITQQLKDR